A genomic segment from Tolypothrix sp. NIES-4075 encodes:
- the nifK gene encoding nitrogenase molybdenum-iron protein subunit beta translates to MPQNPENIQDHVELFHQPEYQQLFENKKQFENGHSPEEVARVAEWTKGWEYREKNFAREALTVNPAKGCQPLGAIFAAVGFEGTLPFVQGSQGCVAYFRTHLTRHYKEPFSGVSSSMTEDAAVFGGLQNMIDGLANSYQLYKPKMIAVCTTCMAEVIGDDLQAFINNSKNAGSVPQDFPVPFAHTPSFVGSHITGYDNMMKGILSNLTAGHKKETSNGKINFIPGFDTYVGNNREIKRMCELMGIDYTILADNSDYLDSPNTGEFDMYPGGTKLEDAADSINGKATIALQAHSTIKTREYIEKEWKQPTVVSRPWGIKGTDEFLMKLSELTGKPIPKELEIERGRAVDAMTDSHSWLHGKRFAMYGDPDLVYSVVGFMLEMGAEPVHILVHNSNENFEKELKELLASSPNGKSATLWAGKDLWHMRSEMCLLSG, encoded by the coding sequence ATGCCTCAGAATCCGGAAAATATTCAAGATCACGTCGAACTATTCCACCAACCGGAATACCAACAGTTATTTGAAAACAAAAAGCAATTTGAAAACGGACACAGCCCCGAAGAAGTGGCGCGTGTTGCAGAATGGACGAAGGGTTGGGAGTATCGTGAAAAGAACTTCGCCCGTGAAGCATTGACCGTCAACCCCGCTAAAGGTTGCCAACCATTGGGCGCAATCTTCGCTGCTGTTGGTTTTGAAGGCACTCTACCTTTTGTTCAAGGTTCTCAAGGTTGCGTAGCTTACTTCCGCACCCACTTAACCCGTCACTACAAAGAACCGTTTTCTGGTGTCAGTTCTTCAATGACAGAAGACGCAGCGGTGTTTGGTGGACTGCAAAACATGATTGATGGGTTGGCAAACTCCTACCAACTCTACAAGCCAAAGATGATTGCTGTCTGCACCACCTGTATGGCAGAAGTTATCGGTGATGACTTGCAAGCTTTCATCAACAACTCCAAGAACGCTGGTTCAGTTCCTCAAGATTTCCCAGTACCTTTTGCTCACACTCCTAGCTTTGTTGGTTCCCACATCACTGGCTATGATAACATGATGAAGGGTATTCTTTCTAACCTGACCGCAGGTCATAAGAAAGAAACCAGCAATGGCAAAATCAACTTTATTCCTGGCTTTGATACCTACGTTGGTAACAACCGGGAAATCAAGCGGATGTGCGAATTGATGGGTATCGATTACACCATCTTGGCAGATAACAGCGATTATCTGGATTCACCCAACACTGGTGAATTTGATATGTATCCAGGTGGTACAAAGCTGGAAGATGCAGCAGATTCGATTAATGGTAAAGCCACAATCGCTCTGCAAGCACACTCTACCATCAAAACCCGCGAGTACATCGAAAAAGAATGGAAGCAACCAACTGTTGTTTCTCGTCCTTGGGGTATCAAGGGTACTGATGAGTTCTTGATGAAACTCAGCGAACTGACTGGTAAACCGATTCCCAAAGAATTGGAAATCGAACGCGGTCGCGCAGTTGATGCGATGACTGACTCGCATTCATGGCTTCACGGCAAGCGCTTCGCTATGTACGGCGATCCCGATTTAGTTTACAGCGTAGTCGGCTTCATGCTGGAAATGGGTGCTGAACCCGTGCATATCCTTGTCCACAATAGCAATGAAAACTTTGAGAAAGAACTCAAAGAGTTGCTAGCTTCTAGCCCCAATGGTAAGAGTGCTACTCTGTGGGCTGGTAAAGATTTGTGGCACATGCGTTCAGAGATGTGTTTGCTATCAGGTTAA
- a CDS encoding macrolide family glycosyltransferase yields the protein MSRIIFMNVSAAGHIIPTFGLMVELIKRGEEVIYYEVDRFQKEIETFGASFRSYPPLNAETAPPAENEMSLVSSLTWCACQMLPALLESVRQEKPDYIIHDSLCLWGRLVAQLLNIPAVNSIATAAFTPESFYECPRLRKKLPPLLKEAAGSMKHYRQHQRELRETYGVSPIKFIDTFTNIEPLNICYLPPELQPYSDKFDERFHFVGPCNPVRAMEYDFPMEQLQKDKLILISFGNIHDPGLAFYQSCIQAFGSIDAQVIMLLSPGMDAALLGDIPENFIIRPTGTVPQLKILERASLFVMHGAGGGAREAVWYSVPMIAVPQTYEQEIISHRIEEQGAGIMILPEDVTAERLQKTAQQILGDRSFVANSDRLGDACRAAGGAKRAVDEILRYVHTTRLFN from the coding sequence ATGAGTCGTATTATATTCATGAACGTTTCGGCTGCCGGACACATCATCCCCACCTTTGGATTAATGGTGGAGCTAATAAAAAGAGGTGAAGAGGTAATTTACTACGAGGTTGACCGTTTTCAGAAAGAAATCGAGACATTTGGAGCTTCTTTCCGTTCCTATCCTCCGCTAAATGCTGAGACAGCACCACCAGCCGAAAACGAAATGTCTCTGGTGTCCTCGTTAACTTGGTGCGCTTGCCAGATGCTGCCGGCACTTTTAGAATCAGTCCGTCAAGAAAAGCCAGATTACATCATTCATGACTCGCTGTGTCTTTGGGGAAGATTAGTAGCGCAGTTGCTGAATATTCCCGCTGTTAATTCCATCGCTACCGCTGCTTTCACTCCAGAAAGTTTCTATGAATGTCCCAGACTAAGAAAGAAACTTCCCCCATTGTTAAAGGAGGCAGCAGGCAGCATGAAACACTATCGTCAACATCAACGAGAGCTACGAGAAACTTACGGTGTGTCCCCGATTAAATTTATTGATACATTTACTAATATCGAACCTCTAAATATTTGTTATTTACCCCCAGAACTTCAGCCTTATAGCGATAAATTCGACGAGCGGTTTCATTTTGTTGGTCCGTGCAATCCGGTGCGGGCGATGGAATATGATTTTCCAATGGAGCAATTACAAAAAGATAAGCTAATCCTGATTTCATTTGGCAACATTCACGATCCAGGTTTGGCATTTTATCAAAGCTGCATTCAGGCTTTTGGCAGCATTGATGCTCAGGTGATAATGCTGTTGAGTCCGGGAATGGATGCTGCGCTTTTGGGAGATATCCCAGAAAACTTTATAATTCGACCTACGGGTACTGTTCCCCAACTAAAGATATTAGAGCGTGCTAGTTTGTTTGTTATGCACGGTGCAGGAGGGGGAGCGCGAGAAGCTGTCTGGTACTCGGTGCCGATGATTGCAGTTCCCCAAACTTATGAGCAGGAGATTATTTCACACCGCATTGAGGAGCAGGGTGCGGGAATTATGATTTTACCAGAAGATGTGACAGCGGAACGTTTGCAAAAGACAGCGCAGCAAATTCTAGGCGATCGCTCTTTTGTCGCAAACAGCGATCGTCTGGGTGACGCTTGTCGTGCTGCTGGAGGAGCAAAGCGAGCGGTGGATGAAATTCTGCGATATGTTCACACTACTAGATTATTTAATTAA
- a CDS encoding ABC transporter ATP-binding protein/permease, translating into MNRFNLTVVKRFWAIAKLYWLGNEKKGANALLVLLGVLLLANTQLKVFLNTIQGELISALSAHNSARFWQGVIIALGGIIISGLLNSGYGYLRETIGIYWRRWLTDRFLNQYFSDRAFYQLSNFNQEIDNPDQRIAENVASFCQQSIQFFVNIIESLFVVIAFSLILWNISINLVFALLIYSILAYSITIGFYGRKLTQLHLNQLRKEADFRFGLVRIRENAESIAFYNGTSQEANKIKLLFNEVFNNFKRLILWSELYLNIFKYPFGNLTLILPALILGNQILIGKLEVGKVTEAMGAFGSVAFSVNLIMYQFEIFTKFAASIDRLYVFYEYLKQPIKETTNKTIDIVKDNRLAVENLTLETPNYQKTLFKNLSVALQPGQGLLIMGESGSGKTSLLRALAGLWNSGTGVIFRPELEEMLFLPQRPYMILGTLRDQLIYPNAKVDVSDEELRQILHRVNLSNLAERFGGFEVEKDWSYVLSLGEQQRLAFARILVTKPKYAILDEATSALDVNNEENLYRLLLETGTTFVSVGHRPNLKKFHQLIVSVSLAVSS; encoded by the coding sequence ATGAATCGATTCAACTTGACGGTAGTCAAGCGGTTTTGGGCGATCGCTAAACTCTACTGGCTAGGTAATGAAAAAAAAGGTGCTAATGCTCTACTTGTACTTCTCGGAGTGTTATTATTAGCCAACACTCAACTCAAGGTGTTCTTAAATACCATACAGGGAGAGTTAATTTCTGCCCTTTCCGCTCATAACAGCGCTCGATTCTGGCAAGGTGTAATAATTGCATTAGGAGGGATAATCATCTCTGGTTTGCTTAATTCTGGCTATGGCTATCTGCGAGAGACAATAGGGATTTATTGGCGTCGCTGGTTGACCGATCGCTTTCTCAATCAATATTTTAGCGATCGCGCTTTTTATCAGTTGAGTAACTTTAACCAAGAAATTGACAACCCAGACCAACGTATTGCGGAAAATGTCGCCAGTTTTTGTCAGCAATCCATTCAGTTTTTTGTAAATATTATTGAATCTCTTTTTGTAGTAATTGCTTTTAGCCTCATTCTCTGGAATATTTCCATAAATCTAGTTTTTGCTTTATTAATTTATTCAATATTAGCTTACTCTATCACTATTGGCTTTTACGGCAGAAAATTAACTCAACTACATTTAAATCAACTGAGAAAAGAAGCTGATTTTCGTTTTGGTTTAGTTCGCATTCGAGAAAATGCCGAGTCTATTGCCTTTTATAACGGAACTTCTCAGGAAGCCAACAAAATTAAACTTCTCTTCAATGAAGTATTTAATAACTTTAAGCGATTAATTTTATGGTCAGAGTTGTATTTAAATATATTTAAATATCCCTTTGGCAATCTCACCTTAATATTACCCGCATTGATTCTCGGAAACCAGATTCTCATAGGTAAACTCGAAGTGGGAAAAGTTACAGAAGCTATGGGAGCATTTGGAAGTGTCGCTTTTTCTGTGAACTTGATAATGTATCAGTTTGAAATATTCACTAAATTTGCGGCTTCAATTGACCGTCTATACGTATTTTATGAATATCTCAAACAGCCCATAAAAGAAACAACTAATAAAACAATTGATATAGTAAAAGACAACCGTTTAGCTGTTGAAAACCTTACTTTAGAAACTCCTAATTATCAAAAGACTTTATTTAAAAATCTCTCGGTAGCACTGCAACCAGGGCAAGGATTACTAATTATGGGAGAAAGTGGTAGTGGGAAAACTTCTCTGTTGCGTGCCTTAGCTGGTTTGTGGAATTCGGGAACAGGTGTGATTTTTCGCCCAGAATTAGAAGAAATGCTATTTTTACCGCAGCGTCCTTACATGATTTTAGGCACTCTACGCGATCAGTTAATTTATCCTAACGCCAAGGTTGATGTGAGTGATGAAGAACTTCGTCAAATTCTCCACAGGGTAAATCTGTCAAACTTAGCAGAACGATTCGGTGGTTTTGAGGTAGAGAAAGATTGGAGTTATGTTCTTTCTTTGGGAGAACAACAAAGGCTGGCTTTTGCCCGGATACTAGTGACAAAACCAAAATATGCAATTTTAGATGAGGCAACGAGCGCTTTAGATGTCAACAACGAAGAAAATCTTTATCGTCTTTTGTTAGAGACAGGGACAACCTTTGTTAGTGTAGGTCATCGCCCCAATCTTAAGAAATTTCATCAGCTCATTGTCTCTGTTTCGTTAGCAGTATCTTCCTAA
- a CDS encoding MFS transporter has translation MRIFTLIWLGQLVSLIGTWMAVFALDIWVFQKTGSATQFALVTLSTTIPPIVISPLAGTLVDRWDRRWTMIISHLCTGLSTLTIVALLITGQLEIWHIYLRNVFISIFGAFHSPAYKASITSLVPQEDLARVSGMVQLSLGIQQIISPLLAGILLNLIQLKGILLIDLAALLVALIPLLLVPFPKISQPADDNQEPLSILREIAYGWTYLTERPGLLKFLIVFTIYQFLIGFTGVLTYPLILSLATPASLGQIAFFAGIGTLVGALVMSTQKNIWKNLIVPILSAMSLSGLWIALAGLRPSIIQIAIATLLFFLTAPFINGSVQVIFQTQVAERVQGRVFALTGAISGIAIPLAALVAGPLADHVFEPLMAFDGPWSRNIIGQVIGSGPGRGIGLLFVIVGCIILVAALIGYQYPGIRELEENLPDA, from the coding sequence ATGCGTATTTTCACATTAATTTGGTTGGGACAACTAGTTTCTCTGATTGGCACCTGGATGGCTGTATTTGCTCTGGATATCTGGGTTTTTCAGAAAACAGGCTCCGCTACCCAGTTCGCTTTAGTTACCCTGAGTACTACGATACCACCGATCGTCATTTCGCCATTAGCAGGCACATTAGTGGATCGTTGGGATCGGCGCTGGACAATGATTATTAGTCATTTGTGTACAGGGCTGTCTACCCTAACTATTGTGGCGCTACTAATTACCGGTCAACTAGAAATTTGGCACATCTATCTAAGAAATGTCTTCATTTCAATTTTCGGTGCTTTTCATTCGCCGGCTTATAAAGCTTCGATCACATCCTTGGTTCCTCAAGAGGATTTAGCCCGCGTCAGCGGTATGGTTCAACTTTCATTGGGCATTCAGCAAATCATCTCGCCTTTACTAGCAGGTATTCTGCTGAATCTTATTCAGCTTAAAGGTATTCTCCTCATCGATTTAGCAGCTTTACTAGTTGCTCTTATTCCCCTTTTGTTGGTACCATTCCCGAAAATTAGTCAGCCTGCTGATGATAACCAAGAGCCTTTATCAATTTTGCGAGAAATAGCCTACGGTTGGACTTATTTGACTGAGCGTCCTGGATTACTAAAGTTTTTGATTGTCTTCACCATTTACCAATTCTTGATCGGGTTCACTGGTGTACTAACGTATCCCTTAATTCTTTCTTTAGCTACCCCAGCTAGCTTGGGACAAATTGCATTCTTTGCCGGTATTGGTACTCTCGTGGGTGCTTTGGTGATGAGCACTCAGAAAAATATTTGGAAAAACTTGATAGTCCCAATACTTAGCGCCATGTCCTTAAGTGGGCTGTGGATTGCCCTTGCTGGTTTGCGTCCCTCTATCATACAGATTGCGATCGCAACTTTACTTTTCTTTTTGACTGCTCCTTTCATTAACGGCTCAGTGCAGGTTATTTTTCAGACACAAGTTGCCGAGCGGGTACAGGGAAGAGTCTTTGCTTTAACCGGAGCGATATCAGGGATTGCTATACCACTAGCTGCACTTGTTGCTGGTCCTTTGGCAGACCATGTTTTCGAGCCACTAATGGCATTTGATGGACCTTGGTCTAGAAACATTATTGGTCAGGTGATTGGTTCTGGACCAGGTCGCGGCATCGGACTATTATTTGTGATCGTCGGGTGTATTATATTGGTGGCAGCACTTATTGGCTATCAATACCCTGGCATCAGAGAATTGGAAGAAAATTTACCTGATGCGTGA
- a CDS encoding alpha-amylase family glycosyl hydrolase, whose amino-acid sequence MRYFEEYCEVHLEPNIAPFTWVFRSDEKICIKFGISLSKDPDCGQIAYELNDGQGYCDSGRITAHTEGIVENGFKMFSLTLPPISSGGGYRYSLGYVDMSGSEHTSVRSRFLLVCDKSPRSMAEIQSVFLGFVNNQPLYGPIPQVEMTSSPPDWGARLFYSIIIDRFARSDNNNRTYLGAVRYNPSDPHASHGGTIRGVTEQIEYLKSLGIRAIILSPVYVNAADGYHGYHPIHLLMVDPRLGTLMCLRELVAKAHEAGIAVILDVVNNHITDSINWEQYGGPAGGEFKYLQGDDTTVMPFPVEARNTSLFHGPEYTDMVNQRLFGFLEDWRTETSYVRELLIGHLKYWIAETDIDGFRYDSARHVGLDFWKPCVEEISRYTTYLGKKQFLQIAEHAGSTHEELIAYNDAKFSNIIDYPTYYTAVKYSLADGSWLGGLADYFCGILAPSHSYYAGWRNNIMFLENQDTTRIFHEFLSRILNQDDARVYLHFALACLILGPQIPSIYQGTEQEFSGALGMHQREDTGEWIGHDCYVREDMFENPACVWQFGPINRKSFQPYNKNHPTFILIQQLAEIRFQNKLIQSGTRTLLSSRKNGLWCVLIHSTAFDQPLFIAMNLGPRPVFEQALKIPNLYGEFSGVDLLIATSGGAFHLVEGGMRIRLAPFTFVLGRLLRDDNKS is encoded by the coding sequence ATGCGCTACTTTGAAGAATACTGTGAAGTACATCTTGAACCGAACATTGCACCATTTACTTGGGTGTTTAGGAGTGATGAAAAAATCTGCATCAAGTTTGGTATTAGCTTATCAAAAGATCCAGATTGTGGGCAAATAGCTTATGAGTTGAATGATGGACAAGGATATTGCGATTCAGGTCGAATTACGGCACATACTGAAGGCATTGTCGAAAATGGGTTCAAAATGTTTTCACTCACCCTACCACCTATCAGTAGCGGGGGTGGATATCGATATAGCCTGGGTTATGTTGATATGTCCGGTTCGGAGCATACAAGTGTGCGATCGCGTTTTCTGCTTGTCTGCGATAAATCACCTCGATCAATGGCTGAGATCCAATCAGTCTTTCTTGGGTTTGTTAACAACCAACCTCTGTATGGACCAATACCACAGGTTGAAATGACATCCAGCCCCCCGGATTGGGGCGCACGTCTGTTTTACTCTATAATAATCGATAGATTTGCCCGGAGTGATAACAATAATCGCACCTATCTAGGCGCAGTCAGGTATAATCCTTCTGACCCACATGCAAGCCACGGTGGGACAATTCGTGGCGTTACTGAGCAGATAGAATACCTGAAGTCATTGGGAATAAGAGCAATTATCCTCAGCCCCGTGTATGTCAACGCTGCTGACGGCTATCATGGCTATCATCCAATTCACCTATTGATGGTCGATCCACGTCTGGGTACACTTATGTGTCTGCGCGAGCTTGTAGCGAAAGCTCATGAAGCTGGCATCGCTGTCATTTTAGATGTCGTCAACAACCACATCACAGATAGTATTAACTGGGAGCAGTATGGTGGTCCGGCTGGAGGAGAATTTAAATATTTGCAAGGTGATGATACTACAGTCATGCCTTTCCCCGTAGAAGCACGTAACACATCACTCTTCCACGGTCCGGAATACACTGATATGGTGAATCAAAGACTGTTTGGCTTCTTGGAAGATTGGCGAACAGAGACAAGCTACGTTCGCGAGTTGCTAATTGGGCATCTCAAATACTGGATTGCGGAAACGGACATTGATGGCTTCCGATACGATTCCGCACGTCACGTTGGTCTTGACTTTTGGAAGCCTTGCGTTGAAGAGATATCAAGATATACCACCTATCTTGGGAAAAAGCAGTTTCTGCAAATAGCCGAACACGCTGGAAGTACTCACGAAGAATTAATTGCCTACAATGACGCTAAATTCTCTAATATCATAGATTACCCTACTTATTATACCGCCGTCAAGTACTCTCTTGCTGATGGAAGTTGGCTAGGGGGTTTGGCAGATTATTTTTGTGGAATTCTTGCTCCATCACACTCATATTATGCTGGTTGGAGGAACAATATTATGTTCCTTGAAAACCAAGACACAACTAGAATATTCCATGAGTTTTTAAGTCGCATACTAAACCAAGACGATGCTAGAGTCTATCTGCACTTTGCTCTTGCCTGCTTGATTCTTGGACCTCAAATACCTTCTATCTATCAAGGAACCGAGCAAGAGTTTTCTGGTGCTTTAGGGATGCATCAACGAGAGGATACAGGAGAATGGATTGGTCATGATTGTTACGTGCGGGAGGACATGTTTGAGAACCCTGCATGTGTTTGGCAGTTTGGTCCGATTAACCGAAAATCTTTCCAACCCTATAACAAAAACCACCCAACCTTTATATTGATTCAACAGCTTGCCGAAATTAGGTTTCAAAACAAACTAATTCAAAGTGGAACCCGCACTTTATTATCCTCTAGAAAAAATGGTCTTTGGTGTGTGCTTATTCATAGTACGGCTTTTGATCAGCCGCTCTTCATTGCTATGAACTTAGGACCTAGACCAGTATTTGAGCAGGCTTTAAAGATTCCTAATTTGTATGGTGAGTTCTCCGGAGTTGATCTGCTGATCGCGACATCGGGTGGAGCATTTCATCTTGTGGAAGGTGGTATGCGAATTCGACTTGCACCATTCACATTTGTTTTAGGGCGACTTTTACGCGATGATAATAAAAGTTAA
- a CDS encoding class I SAM-dependent methyltransferase has protein sequence MTTGATIIPVEQIMRDATNLAEQEFTEVAPAAELPKESNVLDSAPQIVHNLGENLIKWTIPEELSVVESSPSLMPLAQRLFLWSFVYGIGLKRYLEIGTDAGGSAMIVKSAIVALGLDDFRGVCIDPEFKLVQTTRDYLGEKFTYIEQKNSPEAMIEAARLAGSFDLILVDGDHTYDRALIDIMLAIPYLSRGGYILIDDAAHAQVRDAISYVIENCRLIDCGFMCRHTISYEVLVPSGVWQGENMRSAGLYLLRKPL, from the coding sequence ATGACTACCGGAGCTACCATAATACCTGTTGAGCAGATAATGCGAGATGCGACAAATTTAGCGGAGCAAGAATTTACTGAGGTTGCACCCGCAGCAGAATTACCAAAAGAATCTAATGTCTTAGACTCAGCTCCGCAAATCGTACATAATTTAGGAGAAAACCTCATAAAATGGACAATACCCGAAGAGCTATCTGTAGTTGAGAGTTCCCCCTCACTAATGCCCTTGGCTCAAAGACTTTTTCTCTGGTCTTTTGTCTACGGTATTGGACTCAAACGCTATTTGGAAATAGGAACAGATGCTGGCGGATCAGCTATGATCGTCAAAAGTGCGATCGTAGCTCTGGGGTTAGATGATTTTCGTGGCGTTTGCATCGATCCTGAATTTAAGTTGGTTCAAACAACGCGGGACTATTTGGGTGAAAAATTTACCTACATTGAACAGAAGAATTCACCGGAGGCAATGATTGAAGCGGCTCGGCTGGCAGGTTCTTTCGACTTAATTCTGGTTGATGGAGACCATACCTACGATCGTGCCCTGATTGATATTATGCTCGCCATACCTTATCTTAGTCGCGGTGGGTACATTTTGATTGACGATGCTGCCCACGCCCAAGTTCGTGATGCCATCAGCTATGTAATTGAGAATTGCCGATTGATTGACTGTGGTTTTATGTGTCGTCACACAATATCATACGAAGTATTAGTCCCATCTGGTGTATGGCAAGGAGAAAATATGCGTTCAGCAGGGCTATATCTCCTGCGTAAGCCTTTGTAA